A segment of the Geitlerinema sp. PCC 9228 genome:
GTAATTTGCATGGCAACCCGACCTTTGATGAAATCCGACTGTTCGTAGCCGCGTTCCGGTTGGGAGTTGATGGCAGAACCGTCAGCAAGCAGTTGCGACCACAGTTGCAATGCTTCAATGGCTCCTGCGTTGACCAAATTGGGCTGGCTGTCGGATAGCAAGCTTCCCCCAGCACTGTACATAAACGGCAACCAGCAAAAGACCGTCCATTCGCCTTTTCCTAAGGGTAATAGAATTCCGTAGCGATCGCGATCGCCATCCCCATCAGTATCTTGGGTTAGCTGGCTGGCAACTTGCCGCAGTTCCTCCCACGTTTCGGGAATTTTGTCAATCCCGGCTTCGCGAAACAAATCCCGACGGTAAAAAATCCCCGCATTATTGGTTCCCATGGGGACCGACCAAGTGCGATCGAACAGTTGCATGGAGTCAAACAACGCCGGGTCGATTTCTGATTTGACGGGAGAGTTGTCTAAAAAATCGTCAATGGGGCGAATTGCGCCCAAATCCACCAGTTTTCCAGTCAGAACGGGATTGTACCACAGAATATCCGGCGGTGCATCGCCGACTACCGCTGTGAGAATTTTGGGTAACTGTTGGTCGGGTTGCCCCACGTAGAGGGCTTCCACTTGGATACTGGCATGAGTTTCGTTAAAGCGATCGACGAATTTTTGAAATACATCTCGATTGGGTGGGGGATTGATGCCATGCCAGAGGGTTAGTTGGGTAACGCCAGGCGGTGATGTGGTTGATGGTTGGCAGCCTCCCACCAACAGCAACCAACTGGCAAGCAGGATAGCGAGTCCCAATTGTTGCCAGCGTTGCCACCAAAGTGAGTTGTGAGGGGAAAATTTGAAATTCGCCATGTGCGATCGCGATTTATAC
Coding sequences within it:
- a CDS encoding ABC transporter substrate-binding protein, producing the protein MANFKFSPHNSLWWQRWQQLGLAILLASWLLLVGGCQPSTTSPPGVTQLTLWHGINPPPNRDVFQKFVDRFNETHASIQVEALYVGQPDQQLPKILTAVVGDAPPDILWYNPVLTGKLVDLGAIRPIDDFLDNSPVKSEIDPALFDSMQLFDRTWSVPMGTNNAGIFYRRDLFREAGIDKIPETWEELRQVASQLTQDTDGDGDRDRYGILLPLGKGEWTVFCWLPFMYSAGGSLLSDSQPNLVNAGAIEALQLWSQLLADGSAINSQPERGYEQSDFIKGRVAMQITGPWTLGYLPETGVDFGVFPFPSKNQPAAVVGGENLFLMQTNPEREQAAWKFLEYAVGKEFQQQWALQTGYLPANLQARRSEAYQEFIAQQPSLQVFLDQMQWAYARPIIPEYARLSRNLGRAIESVLLGTSPQAALEQAQSRLERTWNPTKLNWEGATQ